In Phacochoerus africanus isolate WHEZ1 chromosome 1, ROS_Pafr_v1, whole genome shotgun sequence, the following are encoded in one genomic region:
- the DIMT1 gene encoding probable dimethyladenosine transferase: MPKIKSGASVRRRERQQQRRELKSAGGLMFNTGIGQHILKNPLIVNSIIDKAALRPTDVVLEVGPGTGNMTVKLLEKAKKVIACELDPRLVAELHKRVQGTPLASRLQVMVGDVLKTDLPFFDACVANLPYQISSPFVFKLLLHRPFFRCAILMFQREFALRLVAKPGDKLYCRLSINTQLLARVDHLMKVGKNNFRPPPKVESSVVRIEPKNPPPPINFQEWDGLVRITFVRKNKTLSAAFKSSAVQQLLEKNYRIHCSVHNIIIPEDFSIADKIQQILTSTGFSDKRARSMDIDDFIRLLHGFNAEGIHFS; this comes from the exons ATGCCGAAGATCAAGTCGGGGGCGAGCGTCCGTCGCCGCGAGCGGCAACAACAACGCCGGGAACTGAAGAGCGCCGGAG GACTCATGTTCAACACGGGCATTGGGCAGCACATTTTGAAAAATCCTCTCATTGTTAACAGCATTATCGATAAG GCTGCCTTGAGACCAACTGATGTGGTGTTGGAAGTTGGACCTGGAACTGGCAATATGACTGTAAAgttgctagaaaaggcaaaaaag gtaatTGCCTGTGAACTTGACCCAAGGCTGGTAGCTGAACTTCACAAAAGAGTTCAGGGCAC GCCTTTGGCTAGCAGACTCCAAGTAATGGTGGGTGATGTGTTGAAAACGGATTTGCCATTCTTTGATGCTTGTGTGGCAAATTTGCCTTATCAG ATCTCCTCTCCTTTTGTCTTCAAGCTGTTGCTGCACCGACCTTTTTTCAG ATGTGCTATACTTATGTTTCAAAGAGAATTTGCTCTCCGACTAGTTGCAAAACCTGGAGATAAATTATACTGCAGACTCTCAATTAATACTCAACTGTTAGCACGTGTGGACCATCTAATGAAA GTTGGAAAGAATAACTTCAGACCACCTCCCAAGGTAGAATCCAGTGTTGTACGGATAGAACCTAAGAATCCACCACCACCTATCAATTTTCAG GAATGGGATGGCCTAGTAAGGATCACCTTTGTTAGGAAAAACAAGACACTGTCTGCTGCATTTAA GTCAAGTGCGGTGCAACAGCTATTGGAAAAAAACTACAGAATTCACTGTTCGGTCCATAATATT ATAATACCAGAAGATTTCAGCATAGCAGATAAAATACAGCAAATCCTAACCAGCACAGGTTTTAGTGACAAGCGGGCCCGTTCCATGGACATAGATGACTTCATCAG aCTGCTACATGGATTCAATGCAGAAGGTATCCATTTTTCTTAG